One region of Culex pipiens pallens isolate TS chromosome 2, TS_CPP_V2, whole genome shotgun sequence genomic DNA includes:
- the LOC120429997 gene encoding COP9 signalosome complex subunit 9-like — MKPTVVADEMFPEGPGPFMDLEEAGGSTGLLMDLAANEKDVHADFYNDFEDLFDEDEENMV; from the exons ATGAAGCCGACGGTCGTGGCGGACGAGATGTTTCCGGAGGGGCCGGGACCGTTTATGGATTTGGAAGAGGCGGGTGGATCGACTGGGCTGCTGATGGATTTGGCCGCCAACGAGAAGGATGTCCACGCGGATTTTTACAATG ATTTTGAGGACCTTTTCGACGAGGATGAGGAAAACATGGTTTAA
- the LOC120429996 gene encoding histone PARylation factor 1-like, with translation MNKQDCKYGASCYQKNPAHKEKYRHPTKETSPTKEPEPETSSKRRSDSPVDDPTADILEDIKRCKRPATPEKDDGNREEAEQGSEYYGITRQRYTLPEVPMDVGMMSDIYDPQIEFSKKEEYKELCADPVEFIRHKFLVAMPACFNSLWEFCTGKSQDKPGEVFEKLGLRLVGPFDVLAKKFTDAKMHEPGDYLRHWRFYYDPPEFQTVLVKKGSGVHYGYWRDQPEDASGLVALNDVNKGCEIKMIGENIFDAVIHFLEHEVATTPFNKAQIATTKKSLEEFAKQHDIPLKSNEKIKARGKNVVCKTFHKAGIVVPFDRKQELGYRELLESDASLKKILARFDKIDNAADKIEFTAAMTELQPIVTGAFIAVDECDFGTALELATDLFCHGTANLHDVMKPLFITAYSQLKRPQFIAIIKSHLEDRRKGIDLDLLTK, from the exons atgaacAAGCAGGACTGCAAGTACGGCGCGTCCTGCTACCAGAAGAATCCGGCCCACAAGGAAAAGTACCGCCACCCGACGAAGGAAACCAGCCCCACTAAAGAACCGGAACCGGAAACTTCCTCGAAGCGCCGATCGGATTCCCCGGTGGACGACCCGACGGCGGACATCCTGGAGGACATTAAACGGTGCAAGCGTCCGGCGACGCCGGAAAAGGACGATGGCAATCGGGAGGAGGCGGAGCAAGGGTCGGAGTATTACGGGATAACCCGTCAGCGGTACACGTTGCCGGAGGTTCCGATGGACGTGGGGATGATGAGCGACATTTACGACCCGCAGATTGAGTTTTCCAAGAAGGAGGAGTATAAGGAGCTTTGCGCCGATCCGGTGGAGTTTATTCGGCACAAGTTTTTGGTGGCGATGCCGGCTTGTTTCAATTCGCTGTGGGAGTTTTGCACGGGGAAGAGCCAGGACAAACCGGGGGAGGTGTTTGAGAAGTTGGGATTGAGGTTGGTGGGGCCTTTTGATGTGCTGGCCAAGAAGTTTACCGATGCTAAAATGCACGAACCTGGAGATTATCTGCGACATTGGAGGTTTTACTACGATCCTCCGGAGTTCCAGACGGTGCTGGTCAAGAAGGGCTCCGGTGTCCATTATGGGTACTGGAGGGACCAGCCGGAGGATGCCAGCGGACTGGTGGCGCTGAACGATGTCAACAAAGGTTGCGAGATCAAAATGATTGGCGAGAATATCTTTGATGCTGTGAT CCACTTCCTGGAGCACGAGGTCGCAACGACCCCCTTCAACAAGGCCCAGATCGCCACCACCAAGAAATCGCTCGAAGAATTCGCCAAACAGCACGACATTCCCCTGAAATCAAACGAAAAAATCAAAGCTCGCGGCAAAAACGTCGTCTGCAAGACATTCCACAAGGCCGGCATCGTGGTCCCGTTCGACCGGAAGCAGGAACTCGGTTACCGCGAGCTGCTCGAGAGTGACGCCAGCCTGAAGAAGATCCTGGCCCGgttcgacaaaatcgacaatgCCGCGGACAAGATTGAGTTCACCGCGGCCATGACGGAGCTGCAGCCGATCGTAACCGGGGCGTTTATTGCCGTCGACGAGTGTGACTTTGGGACGGCGCTGGAGCTGGCGACGGATTTGTTCTGCCACGGGACGGCCAACCTGCACGACGTGATGAAGCCGCTGTTTATAACAGCGTACTCGCAGTTGAAGCGGCCGCAGTTTATTGCGATTATAAAG TCTCATCTGGAAGATCGTCGCAAAGGGATCGATCTGGATTTGTTAACGAAGTGA